The following are encoded together in the Capsulimonas corticalis genome:
- a CDS encoding GumC family protein: protein MSKLHSTSEPFADNLAADIDRGNTPAPAKNRLLPLGLAVVAGVVAFGVASVLPKQYRTESTLYFPSAGDSGAGSIISALNGFGGGGVGDKGGSVGLLGGMISSPQVASGPNTSIAILTSVRCQTQVAQICHLQEHYHTTRMPIVLKMLTAASTFAVNKNGLLQVEIADQDPHVAAAINQAYLDTLKSIATDLSVDVSRRNRIFIEERLKTQRAKLTAQESLYSEMQKSPTQALTGTAGSDKLVSAYVELQTQANQAAIDLSAVDARIRWQTGVAKAASGPSLDAASVIPKVQPSVERLRGLESRFSIAQATLGPDNPDYRYLQIQVELARREVRSEVERELNQTQSGIAPEVSTLYATRAALQAQHDGLNRSLTQLKDKVVAIPVTKMREAHMTAEVETGEKLVAMLETEAERARLAEARDSTTFEVIDPPTPPDEPFAPRRAFIAGIAALAGFLLGLAWLAAKSLGKDGLMGMDAKHDSL, encoded by the coding sequence ATGAGCAAGCTTCACTCTACCTCCGAGCCGTTCGCGGACAACCTCGCCGCCGATATTGACAGAGGCAACACGCCCGCGCCGGCAAAAAACCGGCTGCTGCCGCTGGGTCTCGCGGTCGTCGCAGGCGTTGTCGCCTTTGGCGTCGCTTCCGTGCTTCCCAAGCAATATCGCACCGAAAGCACGCTTTATTTCCCTTCCGCCGGTGATTCCGGAGCGGGGTCGATCATCAGCGCGCTGAATGGTTTTGGCGGAGGAGGAGTAGGCGATAAGGGCGGAAGCGTCGGCTTGCTGGGAGGCATGATCAGTTCCCCCCAAGTCGCCAGCGGCCCGAACACTTCCATTGCGATCCTCACAAGCGTCCGCTGCCAAACGCAGGTGGCGCAAATATGTCATCTCCAAGAGCACTACCACACGACAAGAATGCCGATTGTGCTGAAGATGCTCACAGCCGCGTCAACATTCGCCGTGAACAAAAATGGACTCCTTCAGGTCGAAATCGCCGATCAAGACCCGCACGTTGCGGCGGCGATTAACCAGGCCTACCTGGATACGCTTAAGTCGATCGCCACGGACCTGAGCGTAGACGTATCGCGGCGAAACCGCATCTTTATTGAAGAGCGCTTGAAGACACAGCGCGCGAAGCTGACAGCCCAGGAAAGCTTATATTCGGAGATGCAAAAATCTCCCACACAGGCGCTGACCGGAACTGCCGGCTCTGATAAGCTGGTGTCCGCATATGTCGAGCTTCAGACCCAGGCCAATCAGGCGGCGATTGATTTGAGCGCGGTCGACGCGCGGATCCGCTGGCAAACAGGAGTGGCGAAGGCGGCGTCCGGCCCCAGCCTCGACGCCGCGTCCGTCATTCCCAAAGTCCAGCCGTCAGTCGAACGCCTGAGAGGTTTGGAATCCCGTTTCAGCATCGCCCAGGCGACTCTGGGGCCGGACAACCCAGACTATCGATACCTCCAGATCCAAGTCGAACTGGCGCGCAGGGAAGTGCGCTCCGAAGTTGAGCGGGAGCTCAACCAGACACAATCCGGTATCGCCCCGGAGGTGTCCACTCTTTACGCCACGCGGGCGGCCCTGCAAGCGCAGCACGATGGTCTCAATCGATCACTGACCCAGCTCAAAGATAAGGTCGTCGCGATCCCCGTCACAAAGATGCGGGAAGCGCACATGACGGCTGAGGTCGAGACGGGCGAGAAGCTTGTCGCGATGCTGGAGACCGAGGCGGAGCGGGCGCGTTTAGCCGAAGCCCGAGACAGCACCACATTCGAAGTCATCGATCCTCCCACGCCGCCGGACGAACCGTTTGCTCCTCGACGCGCATTCATCGCGGGGATCGCGGCGCTGGCGGGGTTCCTGCTGGGCCTCGCCTGGCTGGCGGCCAAATCCCTTGGCAAAGACGGGCTCATGGGCATGGACGCCAAGCACGATTCTCTGTGA
- a CDS encoding O-antigen ligase family protein, giving the protein MRFPVQPFTSGASSGRTYLLLGVLACVIGVLAPSLQLVFLICGLAIVTTAMRFTEKLSIATFWALPYMAANLPLSAFTLKLPEAVAYLFTAAVLLKAAVRRETIVTPPVTPQVMLYLVALCLSTIFAPFVPAPYLGAIEPSNRNSPGIRPLSVIIWLGISWAVVIALYHMVHERPQLLRQWLRAHILGSALACLISISMYFMALGGATFINIGGLQARSLVVASGVSDGLSVLRLAGVAYEPLFLAFYLLTVMPLTVLTVIYSPAWMPRKLAAPILGIQTLTMLMTMSSGGWAGLFTALIVIFPLIRKYRVERRVKIGFGLAILVTTLLVTVLLASSQVYLEGAQGAVTKIINGGDKIRDREWAVGKRLFQAYPLLGCGPGLANFFFPRYHDLYQAQPIDGANEVNNVPLNVLAESGLVGFAAVGWCTIAGLGTLLSAILRSRYINAPTLMALTASLVGCAVQYMSMNPLFLIYFSALVGLALAAVRASRRPGAVDPLLGEATTGAAVS; this is encoded by the coding sequence ATGAGATTCCCTGTACAGCCATTCACATCGGGAGCCAGCTCCGGTCGAACGTACCTCCTCCTCGGCGTCCTTGCATGCGTCATCGGCGTACTGGCGCCCAGTTTGCAGCTAGTGTTTCTTATCTGCGGTCTGGCGATCGTCACAACAGCGATGCGCTTTACGGAAAAGCTGAGCATAGCGACATTTTGGGCGCTGCCTTACATGGCGGCGAACCTGCCGCTCAGCGCATTTACGCTCAAACTTCCCGAAGCAGTCGCTTACTTGTTTACCGCCGCCGTCCTGCTGAAAGCCGCCGTGCGCCGGGAAACCATCGTGACGCCGCCGGTGACGCCTCAGGTAATGCTCTATCTCGTGGCGTTATGTTTGTCGACGATTTTTGCCCCATTTGTTCCCGCCCCGTACCTGGGAGCAATCGAACCCTCGAACCGCAATTCGCCGGGCATTCGTCCGCTCAGCGTGATCATCTGGCTGGGAATATCCTGGGCAGTCGTCATTGCGCTCTATCACATGGTTCATGAGCGGCCACAACTGCTCCGGCAATGGCTGCGAGCGCACATTCTCGGCAGCGCGCTTGCCTGCCTCATCAGCATCTCGATGTACTTTATGGCGCTGGGCGGCGCCACCTTTATCAATATCGGCGGTCTCCAGGCTCGCAGCCTTGTTGTCGCCAGCGGCGTCTCCGATGGACTGTCCGTATTGCGTTTGGCGGGTGTGGCGTATGAACCGCTATTCCTCGCGTTTTATCTGCTGACCGTCATGCCGCTTACGGTCTTAACAGTGATCTATTCACCGGCATGGATGCCACGGAAGCTCGCCGCTCCGATCTTAGGAATACAAACCCTCACCATGCTGATGACGATGTCGTCGGGCGGGTGGGCAGGCCTATTTACCGCCCTAATCGTCATCTTTCCACTAATCCGAAAGTATCGAGTGGAGCGGCGCGTTAAGATCGGTTTTGGCCTCGCGATTCTGGTTACGACCCTCCTCGTTACCGTCCTGCTCGCCAGCAGTCAAGTTTACCTGGAGGGCGCGCAGGGGGCCGTGACCAAGATCATCAATGGGGGCGACAAGATTCGTGACCGCGAATGGGCGGTCGGAAAGCGCCTCTTTCAGGCATATCCCTTGCTTGGATGCGGTCCGGGATTGGCGAACTTTTTCTTCCCGAGATATCATGATTTGTATCAAGCGCAGCCGATTGACGGCGCGAACGAAGTCAATAACGTTCCGCTGAACGTTCTTGCGGAATCGGGCCTGGTGGGCTTCGCGGCCGTCGGATGGTGCACGATTGCCGGCCTCGGTACGCTTCTCTCGGCAATTTTGCGCTCACGATACATCAATGCTCCGACATTGATGGCCCTGACCGCGAGTTTAGTCGGCTGCGCCGTGCAGTACATGAGTATGAATCCGCTGTTCCTTATCTATTTTTCCGCTCTAGTGGGTCTTGCGCTCGCAGCAGTGCGAGCCAGCCGCCGGCCGGGCGCCGTCGATCCTCTGCTCGGCGAAGCGACAACAGGAGCGGCGGTTTCATGA
- a CDS encoding glycosyltransferase family 2 protein, whose amino-acid sequence MTTISVIVAVYNGAATLQRCIDSFTRQTYPNKQLIVMDGGSSDATLQILTANASHLFYWESERDRGIYHAWNKGVARATGDWICFLGSDDYLWADDVLEKIASRLDQIPMEIKVAYGQAAIVTKSGGVLRMEGQPWEEAKKAFCHTMTIPHPGLMHRRSFFEEHGLFDESFRIVGDYDLLLRELKTGRAQFMDGVTTVGFQHGGVSNSPTAMRPMLRELARVRKTHHLHAAQIRRFSSVRLKMNVCSILVSIVGDRGFRWIADTGRRLTGRPAIWGEDAHAEGGK is encoded by the coding sequence ATGACGACCATCTCCGTCATCGTCGCCGTTTACAACGGCGCTGCGACATTGCAGCGATGTATCGATAGTTTTACGCGTCAAACCTATCCGAACAAGCAGCTAATCGTGATGGATGGTGGGTCCAGCGATGCGACGCTGCAGATCCTGACGGCGAACGCATCGCATCTCTTTTACTGGGAATCCGAGCGTGACCGCGGGATTTATCACGCCTGGAACAAGGGCGTCGCGCGGGCGACCGGCGACTGGATCTGTTTTCTCGGCTCCGATGATTACCTTTGGGCGGACGATGTCCTTGAAAAGATTGCGTCCCGGCTGGATCAGATTCCCATGGAGATCAAAGTAGCGTACGGTCAGGCGGCGATCGTAACGAAATCTGGAGGCGTTTTGCGGATGGAGGGTCAGCCCTGGGAAGAGGCGAAAAAGGCCTTTTGCCATACAATGACGATCCCCCATCCTGGCCTGATGCATCGGCGATCGTTCTTCGAGGAGCATGGGCTATTCGATGAATCCTTCCGGATCGTCGGCGACTACGATTTGCTTCTGCGTGAGCTCAAGACGGGCCGTGCGCAGTTCATGGACGGCGTCACCACGGTCGGCTTCCAGCATGGCGGCGTCAGCAATTCTCCCACGGCGATGCGCCCGATGCTGCGGGAGCTGGCGCGAGTCCGCAAAACCCATCACCTGCACGCCGCGCAGATTCGCCGCTTTTCCAGCGTCCGTCTCAAGATGAACGTTTGCAGCATTCTTGTCAGCATCGTCGGCGACAGAGGATTCCGCTGGATCGCCGATACGGGCCGGCGGCTGACGGGACGGCCCGCGATCTGGGGCGAGGACGCCCACGCCGAAGGCGGCAAATAA
- a CDS encoding glycosyltransferase: MRSHLPLRRPVRILHVTTGLESGGAEMLLYKLAAKTNRDRFAPSVVSLTSEGPILGEKIRAAGVPVQALGYPRGAAHPKLLWSMMRQIHESRPDIIQTWLYHADLLGGLAARLVTHAPVIWGIHNTELDAAKVKRSTMAVIQTNGLLSHVLPTGIVCCSGAARDAHVKLGYAAERMRTITNGVDTTEFTYVPDAREAIRKELGLAANTPLVGLAARFDPQKDHETFIRAAGLLHKIRPDVHFVLCGGDVTEQNTTLADWIQRERIAPVTHLLGLRRDMPTVTSALDAATICSVYGESFALVIGEAMACGVPSVTTDLEGPMSVVGDAGWVVPIQDPRALSDAWKEMLAISEPKRREIAACGRSRIVDNFSIEKMVRSYEALYEEIADGAGQRRPLEAVT, encoded by the coding sequence ATGAGATCCCATCTTCCCCTGCGGCGTCCCGTCCGAATCCTCCACGTCACAACCGGCCTGGAAAGCGGCGGAGCGGAAATGCTGCTTTATAAACTGGCGGCGAAGACCAATCGCGATCGCTTTGCCCCCTCGGTCGTTTCGCTGACATCCGAGGGGCCGATTCTGGGGGAAAAGATCCGAGCCGCCGGCGTCCCGGTCCAGGCCCTGGGGTATCCGCGCGGCGCGGCGCACCCAAAGCTGCTCTGGAGCATGATGCGCCAAATTCACGAATCTCGGCCCGACATTATCCAAACATGGCTCTATCATGCGGATCTATTGGGGGGATTGGCGGCCCGGCTCGTCACGCACGCTCCGGTCATCTGGGGCATCCACAATACCGAGCTGGATGCCGCTAAGGTAAAGCGGTCGACAATGGCGGTCATTCAAACGAATGGGCTCCTTTCGCATGTGCTTCCCACCGGCATTGTTTGCTGTTCGGGCGCGGCGCGAGACGCGCACGTCAAGCTGGGATACGCCGCCGAACGGATGCGGACGATTACCAACGGCGTCGACACAACGGAGTTCACTTACGTACCTGACGCGAGAGAAGCGATTCGCAAGGAATTGGGCCTCGCCGCCAATACTCCTCTTGTCGGCCTGGCGGCGCGCTTCGATCCGCAAAAGGATCACGAGACCTTTATCCGCGCCGCGGGATTACTGCATAAGATTCGGCCGGACGTTCATTTTGTGCTGTGCGGAGGCGATGTCACCGAGCAGAACACCACTCTCGCCGACTGGATTCAGCGGGAGCGGATTGCGCCGGTGACGCATTTGCTGGGGCTGCGGCGAGATATGCCGACCGTGACGTCCGCACTGGATGCGGCGACGATCTGCTCGGTGTACGGAGAATCCTTCGCGCTGGTGATCGGCGAGGCGATGGCGTGCGGCGTCCCTTCCGTCACGACGGACCTGGAAGGTCCGATGTCCGTCGTCGGCGACGCCGGGTGGGTCGTGCCCATTCAGGATCCTCGGGCGCTGAGCGACGCCTGGAAAGAAATGCTCGCCATTTCCGAGCCGAAGCGGCGAGAAATTGCGGCGTGCGGGCGCAGCCGCATCGTCGATAATTTTTCGATTGAGAAGATGGTCCGCTCCTACGAAGCGCTTTATGAGGAAATCGCGGACGGCGCCGGTCAGCGCCGTCCGCTGGAAGCCGTTACGTAA